GGGGGCCGATGTCCGGTCCGGGCCGGTAGTCGGCCCGGGCTGATCTCCGGCCCCCCTCGCGTCGAGCAGGGGGAGGCGGTAGACCGTTTCACCCCCGGGGCCGAGGGCGCCCTCGACGACGGCGAGCTCGCCCGAGACGAGCAGGGAGTCGACGGCGTCGCGGACGGTGGACCGGGCGGCGCGAGTGCGGCGGATGAGCGAGGCGGTACCGGCATAGGCGACGCCGGTCGCGTCGGCCCGATCAGCGATTGCGAGCAGTACCAGACGAGCGGCGCCTCGGCTGTCGGACCGGGACCAAACCCAATCCGTCGCGGCGAGGCTCAACGTTTCGTCTCCTTACGGGTATCGGCGAGCCCGGTGGTTCGGGACGGCCGGCGAGCGCGGCGGGTGTGTGGGCGGGGCAACGGCCGCCGACGACGTAGCGGCGGGCGCCGACCGAGCGGCAGTAGGCGCCAGCAGCGCCGTCCCAGAAATCGCAGATCACGCCATGGAGTCGGCGCCGACGAAGCGGGCGTAAACGCGGTGCTCGACGCGCCCCTGCTCGACGACAGACCGGGCGACTGCCTCGAACGCGCCATCGGGATACGCGGCCAGTCGTCCGCTGCGGATGGCCTGCGCGGCCGACGATGCCCGAGCTATCGACCCGAGCCGCTGCACGATCGCCCACTCGCCCGGACGGTCGGCGAGCTCCGTCGCGATCAGAGCGTGCTTGGTGTTCCGGCTGCGCGGCGGCGGCCCGGTGAAGGTGACAGGCACAAGATCCCCCATGTGTTCTCGGACAGGAACAGCAGCGGGCACAAGGCGCCCGGTACAGACTGTTTGTCTGTTGCTGTTCTCGAACAAGAACAACCGTAGTCTTGGCCGATTCAGCACGTCAACGCAGTTCCGGGGTGTGCATTTCGGGGTAGTGGCTGCTTAGATAAGATCGTTCGCGTTCTGCGACAAGAACGGAGATGAGAACCCCCGTGTCCTCCATAGGCGGCGAGAGCTCGACGCCCTTCACCGACATGGTTCGCGAGGCGCTCGCAGTCCCGGGTGCGACCTTGCGGAGCGTGGCCGAGCGGGCAGTCGATCCCGAAACGGGCAAGAAGCTCCAGTGGACGACCCTCGCGAAGATCAAGAACGGCGAGAGCTACCGGCACGACAAGTGGATCGTCGGCGCCGTTGCGGCGGCGACCGGACTCGATCCCGTCGACGTGCGGAAGGCGGCAGCGGCCGAGTGGGTGGGTTTGACGGTCGGCGACATCCTCGGAATGTCAACTCCGCAGGTATCCATCGTCGTTGCCTATCAGCCCGGAACAAGGCCCGAGGATCTTCCGTTGGTTAAAGAGGCGCTCAAGAATCTTGACCTTGAAGACGCAACTATCACGGTCGCCGAGGAGCCTCACGGAGCGTCGTAGTCGCGTGACCTGCGGCGATATGGGCGCTAATGTGGATCGGGCCTCGTCTCGGACGTCTGTTCGAGTGAGGCACTCGGCCATGCCACGAGGGGGGCATCTTGTACCGCGTCCGCCGTACCCGACTCGACGACGAAGCACCGGCAGCAGGGCGTGCCGCCGCTGACAAGCGCGACATCCTGCTCGACGACAGACACATCACGGATACCGGGGCCATAGCCCTTGAGGCCGTCCTGAACGCCCTGCCCCCCACCGGTGGCGATCGGGAGCGCGCTTCGAAGTGTCCGCAGCAACCCGACGCGAGCTAGGCGGCGCAGGACTGAGGGACTGAGAAGGGGCCGCGCGGTACGAGCCGCGCGGCCCCTTCTGTATGTCAGGGTCCCGTGTAGCGTGAGGTTTGAAGGCGCACCGTTTGCGCAGGTCAGGGCCGTATTTCTGAGGGCCCGGAGCGTGCCCAATGCGTGCCCATCGCGTGCCCGAACTGCTCTGAACCGGTTGTCACGGGTTGGCACGGGGAAGCGCCACCGTAAGGCGTTGACCTGCGGAAACTGCCCTACGATGGCACTCCGTGAACCCATCCGACAGGAAGCATCTGGGGCTCGTAATGCGTAGGTCTCGGGTTCGAATCCCGAAGGCGGCTCTGTAGAACCCCCAGGACTCACTCGCCGTGACCTGGGGGTTTTGCTTTTTACCGGATCTTGCGGCGGCGTCGTGCCCGGGCCGCTCGTGTGCTCTCGGTCTCAGTCCTGGTCTCAGAGGGCGGATTGGGGCCCGGCATGAACGCCTCGCCCATGCGGCGCATCGCCTCCCGCGAGAGTTCCGATCGGCCCTTGACGTAGCGCCGGGTCTGGCTGATCTGGGTGTGCCGGAGGATCTCCATGATCGTGGGCATGTCCACGCCCAACTCGTTGAGGATCGTGCCGGCCGTGTGGCGGCTCCCGTCATGCTGGCGGCGGTCGCTGATCCCGGCTTCCTCAAGCAGCTCCTTGAACTCCTCCCAGTCGGCCCGCGGGTCGAGCGGCCGGCCGTCGGGCCGGGTGAAGACGGCGCCACACTCCTCCCAGAGGTCTCCGGCGGCCTGCCGGTGCTCGTCCTGCTTCGCCTTGTGCTCCAGGAGGTACGGCAGGAAGGGCGGGGGGATCGGGACGGGGTTCTGGCTCTTCTTCGTCTTGGGCCGGGTGAAGGCAAGTCCCCCGCCCTTCCGCTCCGGGCAGGTGCTGGCGTGCCGACGGCAGATCTTGGGGCAGGGCTGTGGACAGCCGCGCTTGTAGCTCTTGTGGGCCGCGCAGTCGGCCGGGCACGGGTCGAACCGGTGCAGCCGGGCCCCGCAGGCGTGCGCGTCCTTGCAACCGTGCCTCCAGGTGAGGCGCTGGAGCTGCCACGCAGGGTGGAACAACCCCTGCTCCAGGTCGACATAGGGCCAGCGAAGGCCTAGAGCCTCGCCCTGCCGGAAGCCCATGCCGACCCCGATGGCCCACCGCATGAACGTCGGGCGTTTGGCGGCGGCCGCCAGAAACGCCTTCGACTCCTCACGCGAGAACGGGTTCGCCTCCGTCTCGTCCACGGAAGGCGGGTCCACGAGGGTGGCCACGTTCTCGCTGATGATCCGGCGGCGGTGGGCGATTTTCAGGGCGCGGGAGAGGATCCGGTGCACCTTGACCACGTGCGAAGGTGCGTGCCCCTCCTCCAACATGGCCGCGTACATCACCTCCAGGTGTTCCGGCGCGAGCTTGTCCAGGCGGTGCTTCCCGACGCCCGGGATGATGTCGTTGCGGGTCTTCGACCAGTAGTCGTCCAGGGACCGCGGCTTGAGTTTCAAGCTCGCGATCGTGGTCAGGTACGTGTCCATCCACTCCGCGACGGTCGGCTTTCGCCCGGCCTTCGTGGCGCGGCCCTCGTCGCGCAGCTTCTCCAGCTCGCGGACCTTCTTGGTGACCGCGGTCTCGGTCTTGGCCCGGCGGTGCCGGCGGTCGGGGCCGCCGTCGGGCTTCACGCCCATCGTGACGCGGCCGTGCCACCACCCGTCACTGCCCAGGTAGATGGACGACTCCATGTTCGGCCTACGGGGACTCATGCGCTCCTCCATACGGAAGGCGGCCCCGGGGACTTCCCGGGGCCGCCTGCGGTTGTGGCTTGAGATCAGACGGACTGGGGCTGGAGCTGGGCGGCGAACGCGTCGATGTCGGTCCGGCGGATACGGCGAGCGCGGCCGACCTTGACGAAGGGCAACTCGCCGCCGGCCATCAGCTCGTAGATGGTGGAGCGGCCGAGCGAGAGCAACTCGGCCGCCAACTCGACCGTGCAGAGGACGGGGGCGACGGAAATGGCTGCGGTGCTCATCGAAGTGCCTCCACGGCGATCGGATTTCGGGGCTCTGCCCCGTCTGCAGAAATCCGCTACTGCCGCTACCTCCGCTACCGCCCTGGTCAGGGGCTTGTTCGTGGTAGCGGATTGGGTAGCGGTAGCGGATAGATGCGCGACCGGCCCGGCCGTTGGGGGCCGGGCCGGTAGCGGGTGTGACTGGTGGGGTAGCGGATGTTTTCGGGCTATCCGCTACCTCCGCAGGGGGTGTGACCTGCGGGGTAGCGGAGGTAGCGGAGGTAGCGGATTCTCAGGGGGTGGGGGGAGGGCAGTACCTCGCCCAGGCGTCGACGAGGTCGGCCGCGTAGTAGCCCTTGAGGACCGTGGAGCCGGTCTTGATGTTGCGGGGCTCGATCGGCTTGTTGTCTCCGGTCATGTACTCGCCGAGCATCTTCGCCAGACCCCGGGAGGTCAGCGGCTTGCCGCCCATGTCCGCCCAGGGCGCCTCTTCCAGCGCGTAGAGGCGGTCCAGTACGGCGACGGTGGGCAGTCGCTCGATGCCTTCGAAGACGTGGTCTCGAAGGTCGGTGAGCAGGCGGATGCCGATGCTGCCCTTGTCGTCCTGCTTCGACGCGGCCACGATCTCGGCGCACGCGGAGCGGGCGCGGGCCGGCCAGTCGCCTCCGGCGGCGTCCGCGACGGCGATGAGGGGCTCCCACACGTCCGCAGGCCGGTCGGTGACCTCTTCCGGCATGTCCGGGAACACTCCATCGACCAGGTGCCGGACACTGTCGGCCCAGACGGCGAGCCGGTCTCGCAGGGCATGGCCTTCGGGGGCGTGCAGGCGCCGGCGGAACGGCTGGACGCGTTCGTTGCGGGCTCGGCGGCGCATCCGGATGATGACCGACCGGGTCAGGATCGTGTCCGGCAGCGAGCCGAGTCCGGCCATGGCCACCACGCAGAAGCTGGGGAACTCCTGGACGGTCTGGTTGGTGCCGTCTCCGACGCACCGCCACATGCCGGCGCCCCGGTGGTGCCCCGCGTTCAGAAACCCGCGCAGCGGTTCGTTGTCCCCCGCCTTCGGGCCGAAGATCGTGTCGACCTCGTCAAAGAGGATCGTGGGCCGGGTCTCCAGGGTGGAGACGGCCCGGAAGAGAACCGGCGCGGACGCGTTCGCGGCCACCAGCGGCTGTGGGACCAGCGTTTCCACGATCTCCAGCGCGCGGGACTTCCCGGAGCCGGGTTCCGGGGAGAGGAACGCGAGGCGAGGGGTGGAGTCGAAGCAGTCCAGCAGGTGCGCGTGCGCGTCCCACAACGTGACGGCAACGTAGGCGGCTTCGGTGGGGAAGACATTGAACCGCCGGTGGAAAGCCTCCACCTCGTCCAGCAGCACGGAGCCGTCGGTGGCGGCCTGGATGGGTGCGGGCATGGTCTGGGTGTCGAGGGTCATGCGGCCTTCCTCCGGTCGGCGGAGACGCGGCCCAGCGGGCACACGGTGCGGTGGTCGGTGTGGAGCTGGATGAGGGCGAGCACGTTGTTGTGTCCGACAGCGCTGCGGTCATGGCCGCACTCGCACTTCGAGTGAGCGGTCGGCACCGCACCGCGCGGGGCGCAGATGCGGAGGACGGCGACGATGTAGCGGCCGTCCGCCGGGTGCGGGTCAGGGAGAAGAGATGAAGGGACGCCTTCGGCGACGACCTTCGGCGCGCCACTGCCGTCTGCGGCTGGGGCCGGTTCGGCGGAGCCGGGGCCGGTGGGGGGTGCGGGGAGGCTCTTCAAGGAGGAACGGGGGCACTGGTTCATGCCGTCCGCCTCATCGCGTTGCGGGCGATGGACCAGTTCAGACCGGAGCGGATCGTGTTGCGGCACTCGGAAGACGGCAGGCCGGCCGACTCCCCCGCCCATTGAAGAGCCTCCTCCACCACATCGCGGGGGAGGTCGCCCGCGGCGATGAACCGGCCCAGAGCGCGGGCGGCCCGCAGCAGCGTTCCGTTGCGCTCCCCGGCTGGGGCCGATTCCACCGATGCCGTCTCGGCGTTCAGGGCGGCGGTCGCGTACTTGCCTGTCCGGAGTGTGGCGGGGCGTCCGGTCAGCTTGCGCAGGGCCTGCTTGGGTGCCAGCAGCCCGTAGAGCCAGGTGGGGAACGGCTCCGGGGCCGCCGGGTGGGTGACCTCGTACACCCCGGCAGGTGTGACGCTGCCGGGGGCGACGACGTACCCGCCCCACGCCCGGGTGTCGATCAGCCTGCCCAGACGGCCCGCCGTGTTGCCCAGCCGTACCCCGGCCGGAGCGGTGAAGTACAGGTGGGACCCGCCGGTGGGAGTCCCTACCGAGAGCGTTGTCGGGGCGGCCTGCCCGGCGCGCTCGCAGAGCGCCTTGAAGGTGTCCGCGCCGTAAGGCGCGTCCGAACTGCCTTTGCTCTTCGGCACGTCCAGGTCCACGACCACGAGGTTGGACGGGCCCGTCGCGATGCCGACGTTGAAGGGGAGCCGGTCCCACGCGCGGCGGATCCGGTCCGGGTCGCTGGTGGCCCGGTCCTCCCATTTGCGGTGCCCGCCGGCGCAGTCACCCAGGGCGGGGCAGTGCTCTTCACCGTGGAGGGCGGGGCGCTTCTGTCCGGGGCGGAGCGGGAACACGCTCCAGCCGAGGGCAGCGGCATCGAGCGCGGCTGTCAGCAGCGCGGATGCGGGTTGATGGGTCATGCTGGATTCCTCCAGTGGTAGCTGGAAGAGGGCGGCCCCGGTCATTGGCGTGAGGGGGCCGCTCTCGGCGTTTCTAGAACGGGGGCTCGTCGCTGTAGGCGCCGGCCTGAGGCTGGGGACTGGTGCCGCGCCAGCTCAGGCGGCGCGGGAGCGGGAGAAGGACCCATCGGCGGGTCTCCTCCCAGCACGGGCAGGGGTCCCACTCGGTGCCCGCGTACTCGCCGGTGGAGTAGTCGCCGTAGTCGCGGTTGTGACCGCCAATCCCCTGACAGTCAGGGCAGTCGGGCCGGGGCGTGTCGGTCAGGACCAGGGCCAGCCGCGGCCAGTTGCTGCGATGGATGCGGAGTCGCATGGTTCTCCTCCTTGTGCCGGTCAGTGCCGGGTGTGGTCGGTGGCGAGGTCGGTCAGGCGTTTGGCCTCGTCGGGGGTGACGGCGCGGTAGCGGACGCTGACGCGGCAGCCCGGGTGGGGGCAGCGGATGGTGTGCTTGCCGGTGAGCAGGGCGACCGCGTCGGAGATCAGTTCCGACAGCGGGGCCGGGTCCTGGTTCATGGGGTGGCCTTTCAGCGCTGGTTGAGGGTGCCGGTGGCGCGGCCGAACAGTCCGG
This Streptomyces sp. NBC_00539 DNA region includes the following protein-coding sequences:
- a CDS encoding bifunctional DNA primase/polymerase, with product MTHQPASALLTAALDAAALGWSVFPLRPGQKRPALHGEEHCPALGDCAGGHRKWEDRATSDPDRIRRAWDRLPFNVGIATGPSNLVVVDLDVPKSKGSSDAPYGADTFKALCERAGQAAPTTLSVGTPTGGSHLYFTAPAGVRLGNTAGRLGRLIDTRAWGGYVVAPGSVTPAGVYEVTHPAAPEPFPTWLYGLLAPKQALRKLTGRPATLRTGKYATAALNAETASVESAPAGERNGTLLRAARALGRFIAAGDLPRDVVEEALQWAGESAGLPSSECRNTIRSGLNWSIARNAMRRTA
- a CDS encoding helix-turn-helix domain-containing protein — its product is MSTAAISVAPVLCTVELAAELLSLGRSTIYELMAGGELPFVKVGRARRIRRTDIDAFAAQLQPQSV
- a CDS encoding DUF3631 domain-containing protein, with the translated sequence MTLDTQTMPAPIQAATDGSVLLDEVEAFHRRFNVFPTEAAYVAVTLWDAHAHLLDCFDSTPRLAFLSPEPGSGKSRALEIVETLVPQPLVAANASAPVLFRAVSTLETRPTILFDEVDTIFGPKAGDNEPLRGFLNAGHHRGAGMWRCVGDGTNQTVQEFPSFCVVAMAGLGSLPDTILTRSVIIRMRRRARNERVQPFRRRLHAPEGHALRDRLAVWADSVRHLVDGVFPDMPEEVTDRPADVWEPLIAVADAAGGDWPARARSACAEIVAASKQDDKGSIGIRLLTDLRDHVFEGIERLPTVAVLDRLYALEEAPWADMGGKPLTSRGLAKMLGEYMTGDNKPIEPRNIKTGSTVLKGYYAADLVDAWARYCPPPTP
- a CDS encoding tyrosine-type recombinase/integrase, yielding MSPRRPNMESSIYLGSDGWWHGRVTMGVKPDGGPDRRHRRAKTETAVTKKVRELEKLRDEGRATKAGRKPTVAEWMDTYLTTIASLKLKPRSLDDYWSKTRNDIIPGVGKHRLDKLAPEHLEVMYAAMLEEGHAPSHVVKVHRILSRALKIAHRRRIISENVATLVDPPSVDETEANPFSREESKAFLAAAAKRPTFMRWAIGVGMGFRQGEALGLRWPYVDLEQGLFHPAWQLQRLTWRHGCKDAHACGARLHRFDPCPADCAAHKSYKRGCPQPCPKICRRHASTCPERKGGGLAFTRPKTKKSQNPVPIPPPFLPYLLEHKAKQDEHRQAAGDLWEECGAVFTRPDGRPLDPRADWEEFKELLEEAGISDRRQHDGSRHTAGTILNELGVDMPTIMEILRHTQISQTRRYVKGRSELSREAMRRMGEAFMPGPNPPSETRTETESTRAARARRRRKIR